From Petrotoga sp. 9PW.55.5.1, a single genomic window includes:
- a CDS encoding nitrilase-related carbon-nitrogen hydrolase, producing the protein MFKVTVVQFKPELFEVKKNVEKVLKMIEGINTDLVVLPELAFTGYAFSSKSEIEKTWESPLDNEGYAFKAFKEFSRDTGAAVAYGFNERYNGTYYNSSVLIKHDGTFKIYRKTHLFYRENLFFTPGDTGFWVEDVNGINVGLAICFDWYFPESFRTLALLGADIILHPSNLVLPYCQEANKIRSLENKVYIATANIYGTQINKEISYKFSGKSQLTSPTSEVLFRLPEEGEYVKTVEVDERLARDKSINEFNDLFKERKPKFYFHS; encoded by the coding sequence GAAGGTATTAACACAGATTTAGTGGTTCTTCCTGAATTAGCTTTTACGGGATATGCCTTTTCTTCAAAAAGCGAAATTGAAAAGACATGGGAGTCGCCTCTTGATAATGAAGGATACGCCTTTAAAGCTTTTAAAGAGTTTTCTAGAGATACTGGTGCAGCAGTTGCTTATGGTTTCAACGAAAGATATAATGGTACCTATTATAATTCTTCCGTTCTTATAAAACATGATGGAACATTTAAAATATATAGAAAAACTCACCTATTTTACAGAGAAAATTTATTTTTTACACCAGGAGATACAGGTTTTTGGGTTGAAGACGTTAATGGAATTAATGTAGGTCTTGCAATATGTTTTGATTGGTATTTCCCAGAATCTTTCAGAACGCTTGCTTTGCTTGGAGCTGACATTATACTTCACCCTTCAAATTTAGTTTTGCCCTACTGTCAAGAAGCAAACAAAATAAGATCTTTAGAGAACAAAGTCTATATAGCAACAGCGAACATATATGGAACACAAATAAACAAAGAAATATCTTATAAATTCTCAGGCAAAAGCCAATTAACTTCTCCGACTAGTGAAGTTTTATTTAGGCTTCCTGAAGAGGGAGAGTATGTGAAAACAGTAGAAGTTGATGAAAGATTAGCAAGAGATAAGTCCATCAACGAATTCAATGATTTGTTTAAAGAGAGAAAACCAAAATTTTATTTTCACTCTTAA
- the dnaK gene encoding molecular chaperone DnaK translates to MAAKEYVVGIDLGTTNSAIAWVKPDGNPEVITNSEGKRTTPSVVSFTKDGQILVGEPAKRQAILNSDRTVRSIKRYMGSDYTAKIDDKVYTPQQISAYILKKLVKDAEEYLGGTIKKAVITVPAYFNDAQRQATKEAGEIAGLEVLRIINEPTAASIAFGLDRSSEERKIVVYDLGGGTFDVSILDIGEDIIEVIATSGNNHLGGDDFDQRVVDWLADEFMKENRVDLRKDKQALQRLREAAESAKIELSSKLETDINLPFITVVDGQPVHLEKRLTRAKFEELVRDLVESTRGPIENAMRDAKVTPQDITDVLLVGGSTRTPYVQKLVKDYFGKDPSKSVNPDEAVAIGAAVQASIMVGETDRDLVLVDVTPLSLGIEVKGGLMEVIIPRNNKIPVKKSKVFTTAVDGQTEVEISVYQGERPLAKDNFFLGSFKLAGIPPAPRGVPQIEVTFDIDSNGIVNVSAKDLATQRQQSTVVTGRHKLNKDQIDKMIKEAREYEEQDKKVREKIELRNQADDMVYQTEKLLNENGDKIPEDIKSTVEAKKQELKDALEEDNVGKIKIVMDELQKELMNLGQFMYQNQNPGAATGATNPGNDQQE, encoded by the coding sequence ATGGCTGCTAAAGAATATGTTGTAGGTATAGATTTAGGAACTACAAATTCTGCTATCGCTTGGGTAAAGCCTGATGGAAATCCTGAAGTGATAACTAATTCAGAAGGTAAAAGGACTACCCCTTCTGTTGTTTCTTTTACAAAAGATGGACAAATACTGGTTGGAGAACCAGCTAAGAGGCAGGCTATTTTAAATTCTGATAGAACAGTTAGGTCTATAAAAAGATATATGGGTAGTGATTATACAGCAAAAATCGATGATAAGGTATACACACCTCAACAGATAAGTGCCTATATCTTAAAGAAATTAGTTAAAGATGCCGAAGAATATTTAGGTGGAACGATCAAAAAAGCTGTAATTACTGTCCCAGCATATTTCAACGATGCTCAAAGACAAGCTACCAAAGAAGCTGGAGAAATAGCAGGTTTAGAAGTTCTAAGGATAATCAACGAACCAACGGCCGCATCTATTGCTTTTGGTTTGGATAGATCTAGTGAAGAAAGAAAAATAGTTGTATATGACTTAGGTGGAGGAACATTCGATGTATCTATATTAGATATAGGAGAAGATATCATAGAAGTAATTGCAACATCGGGTAACAACCACTTAGGTGGAGATGATTTTGATCAAAGAGTTGTTGATTGGCTAGCAGATGAGTTTATGAAAGAAAATAGAGTAGACCTTAGAAAAGACAAACAAGCTTTACAGAGATTAAGAGAAGCAGCTGAATCAGCGAAGATTGAATTATCTAGTAAATTAGAAACGGATATTAACTTGCCATTTATTACCGTAGTGGATGGTCAACCTGTACATTTAGAAAAGAGATTAACCAGAGCAAAATTTGAAGAACTCGTAAGAGATTTGGTAGAATCAACAAGAGGTCCGATTGAAAATGCTATGAGAGATGCAAAAGTAACTCCCCAGGATATTACAGATGTATTACTTGTCGGTGGTTCTACAAGAACGCCATATGTCCAAAAATTAGTTAAAGATTATTTTGGTAAAGATCCATCCAAAAGCGTAAATCCAGATGAAGCTGTTGCGATTGGTGCTGCTGTTCAGGCTTCTATAATGGTTGGCGAAACAGATAGGGATTTGGTATTAGTAGACGTAACCCCGTTATCTCTTGGAATAGAGGTAAAAGGAGGGTTAATGGAAGTAATAATACCACGAAACAACAAGATCCCTGTTAAAAAATCAAAAGTCTTTACAACCGCAGTGGATGGTCAAACAGAAGTAGAAATAAGTGTTTATCAAGGTGAAAGACCTTTAGCAAAAGATAATTTCTTTTTGGGAAGCTTTAAACTAGCAGGTATTCCACCTGCACCAAGAGGAGTGCCTCAGATTGAAGTCACCTTTGACATAGACTCAAACGGTATAGTTAACGTTTCAGCTAAAGATTTGGCAACGCAAAGACAGCAATCGACCGTAGTAACAGGAAGACATAAGCTAAACAAAGATCAAATAGATAAAATGATAAAAGAAGCACGTGAATACGAAGAACAAGATAAAAAGGTAAGAGAAAAGATAGAATTAAGGAATCAAGCAGATGATATGGTATATCAAACAGAAAAACTATTGAATGAAAATGGAGATAAGATACCAGAAGATATAAAATCTACAGTTGAGGCTAAAAAGCAAGAATTAAAAGATGCTTTAGAAGAAGATAACGTAGGTAAGATAAAAATAGTAATGGATGAACTTCAAAAAGAGTTAATGAACTTAGGACAATTCATGTATCAAAACCAAAATCCAGGGGCAGCAACCGGAGCAACAAATCCAGGGAACGATCAACAAGAGTAG
- a CDS encoding FtsW/RodA/SpoVE family cell cycle protein, which yields MKNTEQVIKRNFIIYFILLGVTLFVGVLFIYSSLFAIQDSKSINPEQKFQTYIISLILGFIGGMGAFIFSNVFTKNKQIMLSLLIFLNMLLGIVLFTQPIAGVRRWLNIGSFQFQPSELTKLILPAFLAFYYAQIKNHKNFVLNVILPMLISGISVFLIFLEPDLSSTILITTLSIITIFLGIRDKKVMIFFIILMVVLGVFVFTFQEYFLQDYQSSRLANSDDYQSQRSREAIKRGGLIGTGPFAGKFKYYVPESYSDFIISVIGEEWGKIGIAMVITLFFFLCHELVYMAYLTKDYATFIFCGATASWIFIQVAINTLVGLGVPWMPVTGVTFPLVSYGNSSMIVTLTSIGWALGLIYNNMELNDESEYYE from the coding sequence ATGAAGAATACTGAACAAGTAATAAAAAGAAATTTTATTATATACTTTATATTATTAGGAGTTACCCTATTTGTAGGTGTGCTCTTTATATACAGTTCTCTTTTTGCTATTCAAGATTCAAAAAGTATAAATCCGGAACAAAAGTTTCAAACATACATAATTTCTTTGATTTTAGGATTTATTGGAGGGATGGGAGCTTTTATTTTTAGTAACGTATTCACAAAAAATAAACAAATAATGCTATCTTTGTTGATATTTTTAAATATGCTTTTAGGAATCGTTCTATTTACTCAACCGATTGCTGGGGTAAGACGATGGCTAAACATAGGATCATTCCAGTTTCAACCATCGGAATTAACGAAATTGATACTTCCTGCTTTTTTGGCTTTTTACTACGCTCAGATAAAGAATCATAAGAATTTTGTTTTGAACGTAATATTGCCGATGCTGATCAGTGGAATAAGTGTCTTTTTAATATTCTTAGAACCTGATCTTAGTTCTACTATTTTAATAACAACTTTAAGTATAATAACAATATTTCTAGGAATAAGAGACAAAAAAGTGATGATTTTTTTCATTATTTTAATGGTGGTTTTAGGTGTTTTTGTTTTCACCTTTCAAGAGTATTTCCTACAAGATTATCAATCTTCGCGTTTAGCAAATTCAGATGATTATCAAAGCCAAAGATCAAGAGAAGCTATTAAAAGAGGTGGATTAATAGGAACCGGTCCATTTGCAGGAAAATTCAAATACTATGTTCCTGAATCATACAGTGATTTTATAATATCTGTTATAGGGGAAGAATGGGGGAAAATTGGTATAGCAATGGTTATAACCCTTTTTTTCTTTTTGTGTCATGAACTAGTATATATGGCATATCTAACAAAAGATTACGCTACATTTATCTTCTGTGGTGCTACTGCTTCTTGGATATTTATACAAGTTGCTATTAATACATTAGTAGGCCTTGGTGTCCCATGGATGCCTGTAACGGGGGTAACTTTTCCTCTTGTAAGTTATGGAAACTCATCCATGATAGTAACATTAACTTCTATAGGATGGGCGTTGGGATTAATTTATAATAACATGGAGTTGAACGACGAAAGTGAATATTATGAATAA
- a CDS encoding glycosyltransferase, giving the protein MNKKELKVVFSGGGTGGHYYPALALLKYLDKKYDKLNVIYFTTKGRIEEKRLSKDFPKAKMIPLDTKGLQRPLYNPKNVSRILNVLKDTHKVQKILREFKPDFGFLTGGYVTVPVGLALKNLKKPFYLHEQNSILGISNKILSRWAEKVFVSYEETKANEKYILSGNPIRVPDKEIPRAYLKNFGIKDLTKRCILVFGGSLGSEEIDNIMYKVYEKEDLNNYIHITKNKEKYKQFPHVITYEYLDNLYEIMTVSDGVVSRAGATTLAEIQFYNLPAVLIPWKGAAENHQYKNAISLKEKGKAEVFDDQNVDIKKLIDFLNNITPKNSDYIYKPKNNQAVEIIVENIARRNI; this is encoded by the coding sequence ATGAATAAAAAAGAATTAAAGGTAGTTTTCTCAGGTGGGGGAACAGGGGGACATTATTACCCAGCATTAGCGTTATTAAAGTATCTTGATAAAAAATACGATAAATTAAATGTAATATATTTCACCACAAAAGGACGAATAGAAGAAAAACGATTATCTAAAGATTTTCCAAAGGCAAAGATGATTCCATTAGATACTAAAGGCTTACAAAGACCACTATACAATCCAAAGAACGTGTCAAGGATATTAAATGTTCTAAAAGATACGCATAAAGTTCAAAAAATATTAAGAGAATTCAAGCCCGATTTTGGTTTTTTAACAGGTGGATACGTTACTGTTCCTGTGGGCCTTGCTTTAAAAAATCTAAAAAAACCTTTTTATTTACATGAGCAAAATTCCATACTTGGTATATCTAACAAAATATTATCAAGATGGGCAGAAAAGGTATTTGTAAGTTACGAAGAAACAAAAGCAAACGAAAAGTATATATTATCAGGGAATCCTATTAGAGTACCAGACAAAGAAATTCCACGAGCATATTTGAAAAACTTCGGTATAAAAGATTTAACAAAAAGATGTATATTAGTATTTGGTGGGAGTTTAGGTTCTGAAGAAATTGACAATATAATGTACAAAGTATATGAAAAAGAAGACCTAAACAATTATATTCACATAACTAAAAACAAAGAAAAATACAAACAGTTTCCTCATGTAATTACCTACGAATACCTTGACAATCTTTATGAAATTATGACTGTTAGTGATGGGGTAGTATCAAGAGCTGGTGCAACAACCCTTGCGGAAATTCAGTTCTATAATCTGCCCGCAGTATTGATACCTTGGAAAGGCGCAGCTGAAAACCACCAGTACAAAAACGCCATCTCACTCAAAGAAAAGGGAAAAGCAGAAGTATTTGATGATCAAAACGTCGATATAAAAAAATTAATAGATTTTTTAAACAATATAACCCCTAAAAATTCAGATTATATCTATAAACCAAAAAACAATCAGGCCGTAGAAATAATAGTTGAAAATATAGCAAGGAGGAACATATGA